In the Ricinus communis isolate WT05 ecotype wild-type chromosome 3, ASM1957865v1, whole genome shotgun sequence genome, CGAGCGCTCTCATGTCTAAAATGCATATAACAAAGTAATTTGTATCGtagtgtttttaggtaggcccacgcaaatttacccttatttttattaagttggcttataaaatttaggactatgagagttgttgcctaatcaactcctctctcgttcctgatttgactttagtttatctatctttctgtatttatatattcatatttagcatttagtttatctatctttatgtatttatttattcatatttagtatctagtttcttcttcttatagaatgagggctttcacactataagaactacatgcaactgaatacttgaggctaatgaccatattatttcagttttctaccttgcgagaaatcaagttatgggttctttgaAGAACTTTTTGGACTTAATCAACACCCGCtctagcgagcatagacttattctCACGTCcatcctttctcttgtgttctttgtttacccttgtgtttaaatcaattccatttgatcCCTTACAATTAGCCATatggaaaagaacaaataagTTGTGATTGCTTTCCTTATCGAATCTAAAATCCTACcgatattctcatttttttgtttattttatgtctttctttctaatatttgtctagtatgatggtttagttttattctgaagtataaacatgagtgttgaaTGAAAACCCATGGAAGcaacaatcataggcacctaTTTAATGCTTCAATgaaagcaaagaaagaaaattagttgatcatgtattgatatcattcttcaaatgattgtggatgaatcttttggaggaaagaggaaacggtgagaatcaaggcacgcctaaattgatatgaacgtggctaacttgtgccaaacccgtgttcaatgttgatgtcttcaccaaggaCATATGGTAGATGCAGCTGCAGGTGGTTCTTTGAGCAGCAAGACACCGAAACAAGCCCAAAGCTTGATTGAGGAGGTGGCACAAAATAATTAACAGTGGCACACTACTAGGAGCAGGATGGGACAATAAAAAAGAGTGTAACCAGTTGGATGCCActgcagccttggcagctcaattGGAGTTATTATCTAGAAATTTGATCAACTCTAAATGCCTATCCAAGCAGCTCAAGCAAACTGTGAGTTTTATGGTGGCCTGCATTACAGTAGTAACTGTATATCAGGAGGTATGTTTACTCCCTCTTCTTCATCTAACCATGAACAGGTGGACTATATGGGAAGTCAGCCTATGCAGCAGAACAACCTGTACAGAAACACCTATAATCCGGAATGGAGAAATCATTCGGATTGAGGAACAACAACAACCAGGGGCCACCAGGGTTTCAGCAACTACATTAGCAGCCGTAACAATCTGTTCTCCCGCCTCAGTCTCCTCAGACTCAAGAGAAAAAGCCTAACTTAGAAGAGCTGATGATGAACTTTGTGTCTGCTTCAGAGACCAGATTCCAGCAGACGGACGCAACTCTTAGAAATCAATAGGCCtccattcagaacttggaaaatcaaataggccagatttctaagatgatgACTGAGAGGCAGCCAGGGAATATGACTGAGCACGTAAAGGCTATCACTTTACAATCAGGTAAGTAACTATCTAGTTCTATTCCCAGTTCTAATAATGATGATATTGTGCAAGAAGATTCAGGTAGGAAAGATGGAGATAGCAAGGTGATGGAGCCAGAGAAGATAGAGGGCAGGAAGAAGAGTCCTTTGAGGGAATACCAGTCCTAGATCCCATATCCTGTCAGGTTGAAGCAGGAGAAAGTCGATCAACACTTCGGTAAGTGtcttgacttgtttaaacaactgcgaattaacttaccttttatTGAAGCTATTTCGCAAATGTCCAGGTATgcgaagttcttaaaggaaatcCTTAGCAACAATAAGAAGTTAGAGGACTTGGCGACCGTGACCCTAAATGACGAGTGTTCGACTATACTTTGGGACAAATTGCCAGAGAAGAAGTGTGATCCAAGGAGTTTTACTGTCCCTTGTGTGATTGGTGATTTGACAATTAGCAATGCCTTAGTTGACTTAGGAGCTAGGATTAATTTAGTGCCATACAGTTTGTTTACCAAGTTGGGGCTAGGTGAGACgaaacccactaggatgagcatacaGTTCGTTGATAGGGCTGTTAAATATCCTAGGGGTATTGTGGAGGATGTACTTGTTAAGGttgacaaatttatatttcccgTTGACTTTgtgatcatggacatggaTGGTGAGAGTAATGTACCTTTAATTCTAGGTCAACCTTTTGTTGCAACGTCTAGGGCTATTTTAGATGTTTATAATAGGAAGCTTGAACTTAGGTTAGGGGATGAAATTGTCActtttgatttgaataattCTATGCGACAGTCCTTAGATCATGATGATACTATGTTTGATTTACTTGATGATGTTATTGATGCACAATTTTAGGAAATATTGCTTAATGATCCCTTACAAGTTGCCTTATAGGTAGaggatgagcatgagctatcCAATGAGGGTTGTTGGAGCAGCTTGCTTTTTTGTTAGCTAATGAACCAAGCATGAATACTAATGAGTTTGTTGAGATTGACAAGGTAGGTGTGCAGAAATTGAGGCTGTCACTTAAGGAGCCACCATTCCTTGAGTTGAAAGAGCTCCCAAAGCACCTCAATTATGCATATCTAGATGAGGAAAATTTGTTGCCTTTCATCATAGCAGCAGACTTGACACCCGAAGAGAGGAAGATGACTTTGGCCTCTCTTAGTAAGTATTGGAAGGTGTTTGCTTGGAGAATTGCTGACATTCCTGGGACTAGTCCTAGCTACTGATCGCACAAGATCCTTATAGAGGATAGCCACAGGCCAGTGGTGCAACCACAGTGCAGGCTGAACCCGAACATGAAGGAAGTGGTTAAAAGGAGGCAATTTTACTTCTTGATGCAAGTTTGATTTACCCTATATCTTATAGTTCCTGGGTTAGTCCTGTGTAGGTAGTTCCTAAAAAGGAAGGTATAACTGTGGTTAAAAATGTGAAGGACGAGCTTATACCGACTAGAACAGTAACGGGCTTTCAAGTGTGTATAGATTACATGAGGCTAAATGATGCCACTTGAAAGGACcatttttccctttcttttattgacCAAATGTTGGAAAGGTTGTTTGGgcatatgttttattattttctagatgACCTTTCAGGTTACTTCCAGATTCCCATTGCACTTG is a window encoding:
- the LOC125369533 gene encoding uncharacterized protein LOC125369533, coding for MSRYAKFLKEILSNNKKLEDLATVTLNDECSTILWDKLPEKKCDPRSFTVPCVIGDLTISNALVDLGARINLVPYSLFTKLGLGETKPTRMSIQFVDRAVKYPRGIVEDVLVKVDKFIFPVDFVIMDMDGESNVPLILGQPFVATSRAILDVYNRKLELRLGDEIVTFDLNNSMRQSLDHDDTMFDLLDDVIDAQF